The following coding sequences are from one Capsicum annuum cultivar UCD-10X-F1 chromosome 3, UCD10Xv1.1, whole genome shotgun sequence window:
- the LOC107856005 gene encoding bidirectional sugar transporter N3 has translation MAGISGHWAFTFGVLGNIVSFIVFLSPLPTFYKIYKKKSTEGYQSIPYVVALFSSMLWIYYAFLKTNTTLLITINSFGVFIETIYVAFYLFYAPKNARIQTIKMLLLFVVGGFGAIILVTQFLLKGIVRGQVVGWICLVFSLCVFVAPLGIVRQVIKTKSVEYMPLLLSVFLTLSAVMWFFYGLLLKDINIAIPNVLGFILGILQMVLYVIYNKKEQAILKEQKLPEKLQNHVVINFIDEKNNNLPELTEEQIIDIVKLGSLISSGKIQVASCLHDTICAAKTENNAPNEQQIEEAKN, from the exons aTGGCTGGCATTTCTGGTCATTGGGCTTTTACTTTTGGTGTCCTTG GTAACATTGTCTCGTTCATTGTGTTCCTTTCTCCACT GCCtacattttataaaatttacaaGAAGAAATCAACAGAAGGAtatcaatcaattccatatgTGGTTGCTCTATTCAGTTCCATGCTTTGGATTTATTATGCATTTTTGAAGACCAACACCACACTTCTCATAACTATAAACTCCTTTGGTGTTTTCATTGAAACTATCTACGTTGCTTTCTACCTTTTCTACGCACCAAAAAATGCCAGG ATCCAAACTATAAAGATGCTCCTATTATTTGTGGTAGGTGGATTTGGTGCAATTATCTTGGTTACTCAATTTCTATTAAAAGGGATTGTTCGTGGACAAGTGGTTGGATGGATTTGCCTTGTTTTCTCCTTATGTGTTTTTGTTGCACCCTTAGGCATTGTG AGACAAGTCATCAAAACAAAGAGTGTCGAATACATGCCATTACTTCTATCGGTATTTCTCACATTAAGTGCTGTCATGTGGTTCTTCTATGGTCTCCTACTAAAAGACATTAACATTGCT ATTCCAAATGTATTAGGATTCATCCTTGGAATACTCCAAATGGTGCTCTATGTAATATACaacaaaaaggagcaggctatccTAAAGGAGCAGAAACTTCCAGAGAAGCTACAAAACCATGTAGTAATAAATTTCATAGATGAGAAAAACAACAACCTTCCAGAACTCACTGAGGAACAGATAATTGACATAGTGAAGCTTGGTTCACTAATTTCCTCAGGGAAAATTCAAGTGGCTTCCTGTCTGCATGATACTATATGTGCAGCTAAAACTGAGAACAATGCTCCCAATGAGCAGCAAATTGAAGAAGCCAAAAATTAA
- the LOC107856008 gene encoding bidirectional sugar transporter N3-like has product MTGISGHWAFAFGVLGNIISFIVFLSPIPTFYTIYKKKTAEGYQSIPYVIALFSSMLWIYYAFLKTNVTLLITINSFGIFIETIYVGLYLFYAPKKARVHTVKMLLLTVVGGFGAIVLVTQFLFKGVVRGQIVGWICLIFALSVFVAPLGIVRQVIKTKSVEYMPLLLSVFLTLSAVMWFFYGLLLKDINIAAPNVLGFIFGVLQIVLYAIYSKKEKVILKEQKLPEIQKPAVIVADDNTNANKKLPELTHEQIIDIVKLAGLLTCTEKSHVATCPHDVNCGVEATNVENNIPKLQTVEAT; this is encoded by the exons atgacTGGTATTTCTGGTCATTGGGCTTTTGCTTTTGGTGTCCTTG GTAACATTATCTCGTTCATCGTGTTCCTTTCTCCAAT ACCAACGTTTTACACTATTTACAAGAAGAAAACAGCTGAAGGGtatcaatcaattccatatgTGATTGCTCTCTTTAGCTCTATGCTTTGGATATACTATGCATTTTTGAAGACCAATGTCACCCTACTCATAACAATAAACTCCTTTGGTATATTCATTGAGACTATCTACGTTGGTCTCTACCTTTTCTACGCGCCAAAGAAAGCCAGG GTCCATACAGTGAAAATGCTACTTCTAACAGTAGTTGGTGGATTTGGTGCAATAGTCTTGGTTACTCAATTTCTATTCAAAGGAGTTGTTCGTGGACAAATAGTTGGATGGATTTGCCTTATTTTCGCCTTAAGTGTCTTTGTTGCACCTTTAGGCATTGTG AGACAAGTAATCAAAACAAAGAGTGTGGAATACATGCCACTTCTCCTCTCAGTTTTCCTCACTTTAAGTGCTGTTATGTGGTTCTTCTATGGTCTTCTACTAAAAGACATTAACATTGCT GCTCCAAATGTATTGGGATTCATATTTGGTGTACTCCAAATTGTGCTGTACGCAATATACAGCAAAAAGGAGAAGGTCATCCTAAAGGAACAAAAACTTCCAGAAATACAAAAGCCAGCAGTAATTGTGGCAGATGATAACACAAATGCTAACAAGAAGCTTCCAGAACTCACACATGAACAGATTATTGACATTGTGAAGCTTGCAGGTTTACTAACTTGTACAGAGAAATCACATGTTGCCACGTGTCCGCATGACGTTAATTGTGGAGTTGAGGCAACAAATGTAGAAAACAACATCCCCAAGCTGCAAACTGTGGAAGCTACCTAA